In the Agrococcus sp. Marseille-Q4369 genome, one interval contains:
- the murF gene encoding UDP-N-acetylmuramoyl-tripeptide--D-alanyl-D-alanine ligase produces MLRMRAREIAAAVGGALHGDDVLVTGSVETDSRLVAAGGVFVAMPGESTDGHRFVDAAVAAGAALVIAERPLEQAVPHIVVDSGVVALGALAADVIRRVREAGELTVIGVTGSNGKTTTKNMLQAILEQHGPTVSPIKSFNNEVGAPMTMLRIDESTRYLVLEMGASYEGDIARLTAMSHPDVGVVLKVGLAHAGEFGGVEATTRAKTEMVQDLGSHHVAVLNRDDERVAGMARSTRARIAWFGTSPGPADEPTTLWAGDVDSTLEGTIATVHRGDESWPLRLRILGEHHVMNALAALTVADALGLDLERAVGALGSLERAERWRMELLEPGGGITVINDAYNASPDSMAAAIRSLAHMTRGAQRRSIAVLGEMGELGALSTEEHDRIGRLAVRVRIDRLVVVGSAAKAIHDAAELESSFGQDTAWVETAEEAEALLRSSLEPGDVVLVKSSLSAGLKDLGDRIGGR; encoded by the coding sequence ATGCTCCGGATGCGCGCCCGCGAGATCGCGGCGGCCGTCGGTGGAGCGCTCCACGGCGACGACGTGCTCGTGACGGGCTCGGTCGAGACCGACTCGCGCCTCGTCGCGGCCGGCGGCGTCTTCGTCGCGATGCCGGGCGAGTCGACCGACGGCCACCGCTTCGTCGACGCGGCCGTCGCCGCGGGCGCCGCGCTCGTCATCGCCGAGCGCCCGCTCGAGCAGGCCGTGCCGCACATCGTGGTCGACTCCGGCGTCGTCGCGCTCGGCGCGCTCGCCGCCGACGTCATCCGGCGCGTGCGCGAGGCAGGCGAGCTCACCGTCATCGGCGTCACCGGCTCGAACGGCAAGACGACGACGAAGAACATGCTGCAGGCGATCCTTGAGCAGCACGGGCCCACCGTGAGCCCGATCAAGTCGTTCAACAACGAGGTCGGCGCCCCGATGACGATGCTGCGCATCGACGAGTCGACGCGGTACCTCGTGCTCGAGATGGGTGCGAGCTACGAGGGCGACATCGCCCGCCTGACGGCCATGTCGCATCCGGACGTCGGGGTCGTGCTCAAGGTCGGGCTCGCCCACGCGGGCGAATTCGGCGGCGTCGAGGCGACGACGCGCGCGAAGACCGAGATGGTGCAGGACCTCGGCTCCCACCACGTCGCCGTGCTCAACCGCGACGACGAGCGCGTCGCGGGGATGGCCCGGTCGACGCGCGCGCGCATCGCGTGGTTCGGCACCTCGCCCGGCCCCGCCGACGAGCCGACGACCCTGTGGGCGGGCGACGTCGACTCGACGCTCGAGGGCACGATCGCGACCGTCCACCGCGGCGACGAGTCGTGGCCGCTGCGCCTGCGCATCCTCGGCGAGCACCACGTCATGAACGCGCTCGCCGCGCTCACCGTCGCCGATGCGCTCGGCCTCGACCTCGAGCGCGCCGTCGGGGCGCTCGGGAGCCTCGAGCGCGCGGAGCGCTGGCGCATGGAGCTGCTCGAGCCCGGTGGCGGCATCACGGTCATCAACGACGCCTACAACGCGAGCCCCGACTCGATGGCCGCCGCGATCCGCTCGCTCGCGCACATGACGCGCGGGGCGCAGCGCCGCTCGATCGCCGTGCTCGGCGAGATGGGCGAGCTCGGCGCGCTCTCGACCGAGGAGCACGACCGCATCGGCCGGCTCGCGGTGCGCGTGCGCATCGACCGGCTCGTCGTCGTCGGGAGCGCGGCGAAGGCGATCCACGACGCGGCCGAGCTCGAGTCATCGTTCGGCCAGGACACCGCGTGGGTCGAGACGGCAGAGGAGGCCGAGGCGCTGCTGCGATCGAGCCTCGAGCCCGGCGACGTCGTGCTCGTGAAGTCGTCGCTCTCCGCGGGCCTCAAGGACCTCGGCGACCGGATCGGGGGCCGCTAG
- a CDS encoding UDP-N-acetylmuramoyl-L-alanyl-D-glutamate--2,6-diaminopimelate ligase yields MSVGPVAPRILRPEHPTPRPLTGLVEAFELTVEADLDGIEVTGVTLDSSDVEPGDLFAALPGARRHGAEFAAAALEQGAVAVVTDPAGAAMLETGAPVIVLDDPRAALGEISAWVYRTGEDRPRLFGVTGTNGKTSTSFMLEGLLADLGFVTGLSTTAERHVGDLVVTSKLTTPEASELHALLARMREAGVRAAVLEVSAQAIERHRIDGVVFDVVAFTNLSHDHLDDYGSMDAYFDVKAELFTPDRAERGVVCVDTEWGRRIAERSRIPVTTVTSEPGVDADWHVDIWEETPSSTSFTLTGIDGGAVEVQIPFIGRHMAIDAAIAILMLVEDGFEMDAIAEVIDRGMRPTLPGRIERVSGEEGPAVFLDYGHSPDAFAQTLEALRRVTEGRLVMLFGADGDRDATKRADMGRIAAELADAVVVTDFNPRTEDAASIRAQVLGGARAAAGGKPVIESSPEEAAIREALRLAGPGDTVLWAGPGDADYRDVAGVREPFDARAEARRALEEAGWPTEERGERPARDVR; encoded by the coding sequence ATGTCCGTGGGACCCGTCGCACCGAGGATCCTGCGGCCCGAGCACCCCACCCCCAGGCCGCTCACCGGTCTCGTCGAGGCGTTCGAGCTGACGGTCGAGGCCGATCTCGACGGGATCGAGGTCACGGGCGTCACGCTCGACTCGAGCGACGTCGAGCCCGGCGACCTCTTCGCGGCGCTGCCCGGCGCCCGGCGTCACGGCGCCGAGTTCGCCGCCGCGGCCCTCGAGCAGGGCGCGGTCGCGGTCGTCACCGACCCGGCCGGTGCCGCGATGCTCGAGACCGGCGCCCCCGTCATCGTGCTCGACGACCCGCGCGCCGCGCTCGGCGAGATCTCCGCCTGGGTCTACCGCACGGGCGAGGACCGACCTCGACTCTTCGGCGTCACCGGCACGAACGGCAAGACCTCGACCTCCTTCATGCTCGAGGGCCTGCTCGCCGACCTCGGCTTCGTCACGGGCCTCTCCACGACCGCCGAGCGGCACGTCGGCGACCTCGTCGTGACGTCGAAGCTCACGACCCCGGAGGCGAGCGAGCTGCACGCCCTGCTCGCGCGCATGCGCGAGGCCGGCGTGCGCGCCGCCGTGCTCGAGGTGAGCGCGCAGGCGATCGAGCGGCACCGCATCGACGGCGTCGTCTTCGACGTCGTCGCGTTCACGAACCTCAGCCACGACCACCTCGACGACTACGGCTCGATGGACGCGTACTTCGACGTGAAGGCCGAGCTCTTCACGCCCGATCGCGCCGAGCGCGGGGTCGTGTGCGTCGACACCGAGTGGGGCCGCCGCATCGCCGAGCGCAGCCGCATCCCCGTCACGACCGTCACGAGCGAGCCGGGCGTCGACGCCGACTGGCACGTCGACATCTGGGAGGAGACCCCCTCCTCCACCTCGTTCACGCTCACGGGCATCGACGGCGGCGCCGTCGAGGTGCAGATCCCCTTCATCGGCCGCCACATGGCGATCGACGCGGCGATCGCGATCCTCATGCTCGTCGAGGACGGCTTCGAGATGGACGCGATCGCCGAGGTCATCGACCGCGGCATGCGCCCGACGCTCCCCGGCCGCATCGAGCGCGTCTCGGGCGAGGAGGGCCCCGCGGTCTTCCTCGACTACGGCCACAGCCCCGACGCCTTCGCGCAGACCCTCGAGGCGCTCCGGCGCGTCACCGAGGGGCGCCTCGTCATGCTCTTCGGCGCCGACGGCGACCGCGACGCGACGAAGCGCGCCGACATGGGGCGCATCGCCGCCGAGCTCGCCGACGCCGTCGTCGTCACCGACTTCAACCCGCGCACCGAGGACGCCGCGAGCATCCGCGCCCAGGTGCTGGGCGGCGCTCGCGCCGCCGCGGGCGGCAAGCCCGTCATCGAGTCGTCGCCCGAGGAGGCGGCGATCCGCGAGGCGCTGCGCCTCGCCGGCCCCGGCGACACCGTGCTGTGGGCCGGGCCCGGCGACGCCGACTACCGCGACGTCGCGGGAGTGCGCGAGCCGTTCGACGCGCGCGCCGAGGCCCGCCGCGCGCTCGAGGAGGCCGGCTGGCCCACCGAGGAGCGCGGCGAGCGCCCGGCGCGGGACGTGCGCTGA